The genomic stretch GATGCCCATGATCAGGCCGGCCTGGGCCTGGCCGTGGTTGGTGGCCTCGCCGAGCTCGGCCCGCCGGCGGCCCTTGATGCCGAAGACCACCGCGAGGATGCCCAGCACCAGGGAGACCACGCCGTACAGGCAGAACAGACAGATCGAGAGGATGCCGAGCACCAGCGCCGCGACGCCCATGCCGTTCTGCGGGGCCATCGGCATACCGGGCCAGCCGTAGCCCGCGGGGTAGCCGGGGTAGCCGTAGCCGCCGGAAGCGGGCGGTGCGGGTATGCCGGGGCCCGAGGGCGCGATCGGCGGAGGCGGCACCGCCTCGGCGCCCACCGGGGCCGCGCCCGGTACGCCGAAACCGGAGGCGGCGGGCGGAGCGAAGCCGGGATGAGACGCGGGCGGAGCGAAGCCGGGGGGAGACATGGGCGGGGTGAAGCCGTCGGTCTGCAAGGAGGTCACGGTCGCCTGGTCGTGCACGGACGGCGGCTGCGCGGGCACCTGATCCTGGGGCTCGGGCGGCGTCTTCTCCAGTGAAGTCCGCTGCTCGGGCGGCGCCCACGGGTTGTAGTCGCCCCCCGAGGCTCCACTCGGCTGTGCTCCGTCGCTCACGGGCGTGTCCCCCTCGGTCGTTCGTCCCGCCATGCTACGGCCTCGCCTCCGCACCACGGCGGCCCGGTCCCCCGGCCGCCCGGGCCGCCACCCGCCTACGATGATCCCGCGCAACCGATCAGCCGATCACCGCGCCCGCACGACGGACTCCGCACCACGGACTCCGCTCGGCGGGCGCCCTTCCCGGGGAGGACCCCATGACCGACAGCTCCGTAACAGCCGCCGGCACCGCCGACCGCGATCTGCGGACCTTCATCGCCGGACTGCCCAAGGCCGAACTGCACGTCCACCACGTCGGATCCGCCTCCCCGCGCATCGTCTCGGAACTGGCCGCCCGCCACCCCGACTCCAAGGTCCCCGCCGACCCCGAAGCCCTGGCCGACTTCTTCACCTTCACCGACTTCGCCCACTTCATCGACGTGTATCTGGCGGTCGTCGACCTGATCCGCACCCCGGAGGACATCCGGCTGCTGACCTTCGAGGTGGCCCGTGACCTGGCCCGGCAGCAGGTGCGCTACGCCGAGCTGACCGTCACGCCCTTCTCCTCCACCCGGCGCGGCATCGACGAGCTGGCCTTCATGGCGGCGATCGAGGACGCCCGCAAGGCGGCTGAGGCCGAGTTCGGGACCGTACTGCGCTGGTGCTTCGACATCCCCGGGGAGGCGGGGCTGGAGTCCGCCGAGGAGACCGCCCGCCTCGCCACCGACGACCGGACCCGCCCCGAGGGACTCGTCTCCTTCGGGCTCGGCGGGCCCGAGATCGGCGTGCCCCGGCCGCAGTTCAAGCCGTACTTCGACCGGGCCATCGCCGCCGGACTGCACTCCGTGCCGCACGCCGGCGAGACGACCGGCCCGGAGACGGTGTGGGACGCGCTGAACGAGCTGCGCGCCGAGCGCATCGGGCACGGCACCAGCTCGGCACAGGACCCCAGGCTGCTCGCCCACCTCGCCGAGCACCGCATCCCGCTGGAGGTCTGCCCGACCTCGAACATCGCCACCCGCGCGGTGCGCACCCTGGACGAGCACCCGGTCAAGGAGTTCACACGGGCCGGGGTGCTGGTCACGATCAACTCCGACGACCCGCCGATGTTCGGCACCGACCTGAACAACGAGTACGCGGTGGCCGCCCGGCTGCTCGACCTGGACGAGCGGGGGCTGGCCGACCTCGCCAAGAACGCCGTCGAGGCGTCCTTCCTGGACCCGGCCGGCAAGGCCCGGATCGCGGCGGAGATCGACACGTACACCAGCACCTGGCTCGCCTCCTGAGCCCAGCGGTGGGCACACCACAATGGGGGTCATGCAGACCGTGACCGCCGTGGCCCACCGCGGCGACCCCTACCGCTTCCGCGAGAACACCCTCGACTCGCTGCGTTCCGCGCTCGACCGGGGCGCGGACGCGGTCGAGATCGACGTACGGCTCACCCGCGACGGCGTCCCCGTGCTGCTGCACGACGACACGCTGGAGCGGCTGTGGGAACTCGGCCGGCCGCTGGCCGCGCTGTCCGCCGAGGAGGTGCGCGGGCTCACGGCGGGCGGCGTGCCGACGCTGGCTCAGGCGCTGATGGCGACCGGCGACAGCCGGGTGATGGTGGACCTGTGCGGGCGCGTCGACCGGCGGACGGCGGAGCGCGTGGTGGACGTGATCCGGCAGAGCGGGGCCGGCGAGCGGGTCTACTACTGCGCGGGCGCCGAGGCCATGCTCGCCGTCCGCGCCGCCGACCCGGCCGCCGAGATCGCGCTGACCTGGACGACCCTCGCCCCGCCCCGGCCCGCGCTGCTGGACGCGGTCCGCCCCCGCTGGCTCAACTACCGCTTCTCCCTGGTGAGCCGGGACCTGGCGGCCCGAGTCCACCACGACGGTCATCTCCTCTCCGTCTGGACCCCGGACACCCGCCGCTCGATGAGCCGCCTGCTGGACCTGGGGGTCGACTCGATCACGACCAACCGAGTCGACGTCCTGCGCGCCCTGCGCGACGGCGCCTGACCAGACCCGCGAGCGCTGAGCCACCGTCGCCGGGTCCGTGGGCGTGGCGCGGGTGACGTACTGCGGGACGGGCACCGAAAATTGAACGCGTTCAAAACCACCCCTCTTCCCGGTGTCACCCCAGCGGTTCGTCCAGGGGAACGTGCCGCACCCCCGCCAGATACCCGTCCAACTCCCCCGGTTCGAAGCGGCACATCCCGACCGCGTGCCAGAACTCGCCGGTGACGTCTCCCTCGTACTTGTAGCCGCCGGACGGCGACAGCGCGGCCCAGCCGCCGGGCATCCCGACCAGGGTGGCCCGCAGGGCGGGCGGGGCGTCGTCGGGGACGTCCCACAGCCGTACCGTGCCGTCCTCGCCGCCGCTGGCCAGCAGGGAGCCGTCGGGGCTGAACGCCGCCGCGAGGATCCGGCCGGTGTGACCGGTCAGCAGCGCCGTCTGCTCCCCGGTGTCCGGGTCCCACAGCCGGACGGTCCGGTCGTCGCCCGCCGTCGCCAGCAGGGGGCGCCGGGGATGGACGGCGGCCGTCCAGAGCTTGCCGGTGTGGCCGGTGAGGCGGTGGTCGATCTCGCCGTCCCTCCAGATCACCGCCGTACCGTCCCAGGAGGCGCTGGCCAGCCAGGAGCCGTCAGGGGCGAAGGCCACGGCGTACACCCGGTCGGAGTGGCCGTCGAGTTCGGCGGAGACATGGTGGCCGTCCATGTCCACGATCCGCACCTTGCGGTCGTCACAGCCAGTGGCCAGCACCGCGCCGTCGGGCCGGAAGGCGATCGCGCGGACCCGCCCGAAGTGCTCGGTGATGGTGGCGACATGCGCTCCGGTGGTCCGGTACCACAGCCGTACCGTGTCGTCGTCGTTGGCGGTGGCGAGGAGTTCGCCGTCGGCGCTGAACGACTCCGCCCACACATGGTCGGTCTCGACGTCCAGTTCGCGCTGGTACTCGCCGGTGGCCGCGTTCCACAGATAGATGTCGCCGTCGCTGCTCGCGGTGGCCAGCAGGGGTCCGGCGGGGCCGAACGCGGCCGAGACCAGCCGGTCGCTCTGCCCGGTCAGTTCGCGCAGCCGCCGGCCCGAGGCGGAGTGCCACACCCGGACCACACCGTCGTTGCCACCGGCCGCCAGCAGCGAGCCGTCGGCACTGAAGGACAGGGTGCCGATGCGCCGTCCGTGGCCACGCAGGATGCGCCGCCCCTGGCCGGTGGCCGGCTCCCACAGCCGTACGACGCCGTCGTTGCCGCCGGTCACCAGCAGCGTGCCGGGGCCCTGGGCGGGTGTGTCGCCGTGCGGGCGGAACTTGCACACCCACACCGAGCCGCGGTGCTCGGCGGGCTGCCGGTTCAGCGGTACGGCGACGGGGTCGGCCTCCGGGTCGATCCGCCACAGCCGGACCACCCCGGCGCTGTCCCCGGCGGCGAGCAGGTTTCCGTCGGGGTCGAACAGCACCTGGTAGACGGCCCCGCTGCAGCCGCCGAGCAGCCCCGCGGAGCGTCCGGCGGCCAGGTCCCACAGCCGTACCTCGCCGTCGGTGTCGCCGCTGACCAGGAACCGGCCGCCCGGGTGGAAGTCCAGCGTGTAGACGCGCCCGGAGTGGCCGGTGAACTCGTGCCGCACGGTCCCGGCGGCGAGGTCCCACACCCGGATCGTGCCGTTGGCCCGGTCGTCGCCCTGGTCGCCGGTGGCCAGCACGGTGCCGTCCGGGCTGAACCGCGCCCGGTACACCGCGTTGCGGTGCCCCGGCAGCTCGCCGGTGAGCCGGCCGGTGGACAGGTCCCACAGGCGTACGACGGCGGTCGCGTCGCCGGTGACCAGGGTGGCGCCGTCCGGTGCGAACGCCACCGTGTACACGGGCCCGGTGTGTCCGGGCAGCCGGTGCAGCGCGACACCGGAGGCCGTGTCCCAGACGGTGACCACGCCGTCGGCGTCCCCGGTGGCCAGCAGCAGCCCCTCGGCGTCGAGGACGACCGGCCAGACCCCGTCCGGATGAATCTCCAGCCGGTGCAGACAGCGCCCGGAGACCGGGTCCCACAGCCGTACGGTGCCGTCGGAGCTGCCGGTGGCCAGCACCCGTTCGCGGAACTTGACCGCGTAGACCCGGCCGGTGTGGCCCTGCAAGGTACGCAGGGGCAGGCCGGTCGCGACATCGGCGACCAGGACGCCGCCGTCCTCGCTGCCCACGGCGAGCAGTTCGCCGTCGGGACTGTACGAGATGGGCTCGGGCAGCCGGGTACGGCTGCTGAACCCGTACGGCACCCCGACCGCGGCGGGCCGGAAGCCGGAGTCGACGGCCATGCCGGGCGCACTCGCGGCGATGGCGAGTTCGGGGCTCCCTGCCAGGGTCCCGGTGGTCGCCGAGATCAGCGCCGCGCGCCGCCACCGGCTGCCGTCCACCCGGGCGCCGGTCAGGTCGGTGCCGATCAGCCGGGCCCGTCTGAGGTCGGCGCCGCGCAGGTCGGCGCCGGTCAGATCCGCGCCGTCGAGCCGGGCGCCGACCAGCCGGGCGCCGCGCAGCACGGCACCGGAGAGGCCGGCGCCGACGAGCCGGGCGTCGGTGAGGTCGGCGCGGGTGAGGTCGACGCCGGAGAAGTCGCGGTGGGACAGGTCCTCCCCGGCGAGGGCGGCGCCGCGCAGGTCGGTGTGGGCGGGCACGCGGAGCCGGCTGAGGATCTTCACCGCGTTGGCGTGGGCGGCGTCCAGCGAGCCGTCCCCGGGCGTGCCGGACAGCTCCCGCTCGGCCCAGGCCTGGCAGATCCGGTGGTCGGCGAGGTCACACAGGAACTCGACGGCCAGCTGGCTGAGTTGACGCCGGCCGAGCAGGGTGCTGTCGCCGTCGGTGAGCCTGCGGGCGCACTCGCGCGCGACGAGCCACTCCACCACCGAGCCGTGGATGAACCGGAACACGCTGTCGTCGCCGCGCACCAGCAGGCTGCCGGAGCCGATGGCGTGCGCGGTCTGCGGCACCGACAGCCGCGCCTCCGCGAGCCCGGTGAGGGTCTCGGCGACGTCGGTCAGCTCGTCGAGCCGCAGTGAGTCCTGGCCGCTCTCCCACAGCCGCAGGGCGAGCGCGGTGACCGCGTCCCACAGCTGGTCCAGGGAGAGTCCGGGCGCCCGGCCGGGGCCGCCGCTGGCGCGCTGCGCCTCGAAGCCCAGCCAGGCGGTGAGCACCTCCTGGTACAGGCCGGCGGGGCTGAGCGCGCGCCCGGCGCCGGCGACGGCGCGCAGCTGGTCGTCGTCGAGGTCGGCGACGAAGCCGAGCAGCCGGGGGTTGCGGCACAGGGCGAGCAGGTCGGGGATGGCGTCCAGCAGCCGCAGCCGGTGCTCGGCGGCGCGTTCGTCGCCGTCGTAGCGGTTGACCAGGTAGGCGCGGATCTGCTGCGGGCTGAACTCCTGGACGGCCAGCACCCGGCGGTGCGGGAGCAGGCCGACGCGTTCGCCGAGCGCGGTGAGCACCTGGCCCTGGGAGCGGAAGTGCTGGGTACGGCTGCTGACCAGGATCTTCGCGCTGTCCACGGCGGAGTCCAGCAGCACCTGGAGGCGTTCGGCGGCGCGGTCGTACGTCACCTGGTTGACGAGTTCGTCGAAGCCGTCGAAGAGCAGCACGATCCGGCCCTGCTGGAGCATGTACCTGAAGGCCCGCAGGTCGATGTTGTCGACGCCGTGGGCGGCGAGGTGGCCGGCGACGAGTCCTTCGAAGGAGTAGGCCCGGTCCAGGGCGTTCAGCTCGATCAACAGCGGGACGAGGTGGGGCAGTTCGACGGGGATACGGCGGGCCAGCTCGCGCAGCGCGAAGGTCTTGCCGTGCCCGAAGTCGCCGAGGAGCAGCAGGAAGCGCCCCTGGTCGGAGTCGAGCAGGCGCAGCATCTCGTCGACCAGCCCGTCGCGGTCCTCGGCGTCGAGGCGCTCCACCTCGCGATATCTCTGCGGCAGGTACATGCCCGGGGG from Streptomyces roseochromogenus subsp. oscitans DS 12.976 encodes the following:
- a CDS encoding DUF4190 domain-containing protein produces the protein MSDGAQPSGASGGDYNPWAPPEQRTSLEKTPPEPQDQVPAQPPSVHDQATVTSLQTDGFTPPMSPPGFAPPASHPGFAPPAASGFGVPGAAPVGAEAVPPPPIAPSGPGIPAPPASGGYGYPGYPAGYGWPGMPMAPQNGMGVAALVLGILSICLFCLYGVVSLVLGILAVVFGIKGRRRAELGEATNHGQAQAGLIMGIIGIVLGIAVIVLLAIGINAAIHEGSTHSDPYDDSARSVSVTAAADR
- a CDS encoding glycerophosphodiester phosphodiesterase, with amino-acid sequence MQTVTAVAHRGDPYRFRENTLDSLRSALDRGADAVEIDVRLTRDGVPVLLHDDTLERLWELGRPLAALSAEEVRGLTAGGVPTLAQALMATGDSRVMVDLCGRVDRRTAERVVDVIRQSGAGERVYYCAGAEAMLAVRAADPAAEIALTWTTLAPPRPALLDAVRPRWLNYRFSLVSRDLAARVHHDGHLLSVWTPDTRRSMSRLLDLGVDSITTNRVDVLRALRDGA
- a CDS encoding NACHT and WD40 repeat domain-containing protein, whose product is PGEPRRRAVQWRRADRAFAPVPGEAPDPDPVAPDPEPRAVQTPAEILLARVAEVCRTRHEGAQLRPVDGPVPQLLVTWTQSGFVRQQRVAVHTGTPTAQDVDRFVALVHAADAETEAELVHDGPPPARELRDAARRRGVRVRSFTEFQGLLDLRGYVSAQSERLRTDPRYPPGMYLPQRYREVERLDAEDRDGLVDEMLRLLDSDQGRFLLLLGDFGHGKTFALRELARRIPVELPHLVPLLIELNALDRAYSFEGLVAGHLAAHGVDNIDLRAFRYMLQQGRIVLLFDGFDELVNQVTYDRAAERLQVLLDSAVDSAKILVSSRTQHFRSQGQVLTALGERVGLLPHRRVLAVQEFSPQQIRAYLVNRYDGDERAAEHRLRLLDAIPDLLALCRNPRLLGFVADLDDDQLRAVAGAGRALSPAGLYQEVLTAWLGFEAQRASGGPGRAPGLSLDQLWDAVTALALRLWESGQDSLRLDELTDVAETLTGLAEARLSVPQTAHAIGSGSLLVRGDDSVFRFIHGSVVEWLVARECARRLTDGDSTLLGRRQLSQLAVEFLCDLADHRICQAWAERELSGTPGDGSLDAAHANAVKILSRLRVPAHTDLRGAALAGEDLSHRDFSGVDLTRADLTDARLVGAGLSGAVLRGARLVGARLDGADLTGADLRGADLRRARLIGTDLTGARVDGSRWRRAALISATTGTLAGSPELAIAASAPGMAVDSGFRPAAVGVPYGFSSRTRLPEPISYSPDGELLAVGSEDGGVLVADVATGLPLRTLQGHTGRVYAVKFRERVLATGSSDGTVRLWDPVSGRCLHRLEIHPDGVWPVVLDAEGLLLATGDADGVVTVWDTASGVALHRLPGHTGPVYTVAFAPDGATLVTGDATAVVRLWDLSTGRLTGELPGHRNAVYRARFSPDGTVLATGDQGDDRANGTIRVWDLAAGTVRHEFTGHSGRVYTLDFHPGGRFLVSGDTDGEVRLWDLAAGRSAGLLGGCSGAVYQVLFDPDGNLLAAGDSAGVVRLWRIDPEADPVAVPLNRQPAEHRGSVWVCKFRPHGDTPAQGPGTLLVTGGNDGVVRLWEPATGQGRRILRGHGRRIGTLSFSADGSLLAAGGNDGVVRVWHSASGRRLRELTGQSDRLVSAAFGPAGPLLATASSDGDIYLWNAATGEYQRELDVETDHVWAESFSADGELLATANDDDTVRLWYRTTGAHVATITEHFGRVRAIAFRPDGAVLATGCDDRKVRIVDMDGHHVSAELDGHSDRVYAVAFAPDGSWLASASWDGTAVIWRDGEIDHRLTGHTGKLWTAAVHPRRPLLATAGDDRTVRLWDPDTGEQTALLTGHTGRILAAAFSPDGSLLASGGEDGTVRLWDVPDDAPPALRATLVGMPGGWAALSPSGGYKYEGDVTGEFWHAVGMCRFEPGELDGYLAGVRHVPLDEPLG